The proteins below come from a single Gossypium raimondii isolate GPD5lz chromosome 2, ASM2569854v1, whole genome shotgun sequence genomic window:
- the LOC105788881 gene encoding 40S ribosomal protein S15a-1: MVRVSVLNDALKSMYNAEKRGKRQVMIRPSSKVIIKFLLVMQKHGYIGEFEYVDDHRSGKIVVELNGRLNKCGVISPRFDVGVKEIEGWTARLLPSRQFGYIVLTTSAGIMDHEEARRKNVGGKVLGFFY; this comes from the exons ATGGTGAGAGTCAGCGTTTTAAATGATGCACTCAAGAGCATGTACAATGCCGAGAAAAGGGGCAAACGACAGGTCATGATCAGGCCTTCCTCCAAAGTGATCATTAAGTTCCTTTTGGTCATGCAGAAGCATG GTTATATTGGAGAGTTTGAGTATGTCGATGATCACAGATCTGGAAAAATTGTGGTTGAATTGAACGGAAGGCTGAACAAGTGTGGGGTGATTAGCCCTCGTTTCGATGTGGGAGTTAAAGAGATTGAAGGTTGGACTGCTAGGCTACTTCCTTCCAGACAG TTCGGATACATTGTGCTTACCACTTCAGCTGGTATCATGGACCATGAAGAAGCAAGAAGAAAGAATGTCGGTGGAAAAGTACTTGGTTTCTTCTATTGA
- the LOC105788879 gene encoding zinc finger protein ZAT12, with protein sequence MKRGRDIDAMDMADCLMLLSRVGETDQVAGRVFACKTCNKKFSSFQALGGHRASHKKPKLTVGDNEELAVSPTKPKTHECSICGLEFAIGQALGGHMRRHRAALNDGLVTRDLLPEMNKSTGDGRDPSLDLSLTSWGVDLELKLGKVTPTPVVHCFI encoded by the coding sequence ATGAAGAGAGGCAGAGATATTGATGCGATGGATATGGCAGATTGTTTGATGTTACTATCGAGAGTTGGGGAGACCGACCAGGTTGCTGGTCGTGTCTTTGCATGCAAGACATGTAATAAAAAGTTTTCATCTTTCCAAGCACTTGGAGGTCACAGGGCGAGTCATAAGAAGCCGAAGCTAACGGTAGGAGACAATGAAGAGTTAGCGGTTTCGCCTACGAAGCCGAAGACCCACGAGTGTTCGATCTGTGGGCTGGAGTTCGCCATTGGTCAAGCTCTCGGCGGTCACATGAGGAGACATAGGGCTGCTCTGAATGACGGGTTGGTAACTCGGGATTTGTTGCCGGAGATGAATAAATCGACCGGAGATGGTAGGGATCCATCTTTAGATCTGAGTTTGACGTCTTGGGGAGTGGATTTGGAGTTGAAGCTGGGGAAAGTGACACCAACTCCGGTTGTTCATTGTTTTATATAG